Proteins encoded in a region of the Dreissena polymorpha isolate Duluth1 chromosome 6, UMN_Dpol_1.0, whole genome shotgun sequence genome:
- the LOC127834553 gene encoding protein SSUH2 homolog isoform X2 — MSHPGEYNPDEAPTQWVKGAGDEIEKGGDKPPKAGKGRKGKKPKDQKAHPDFDDLPGYGGLAFGNDTEFKPPSPPTAPQGSPPPMVFTDTAKLTEEDCKKALEKFVADNLCYGSKPAKEMKITSHKGCTALHYKLETFTENRSTKKKKVPYKGGHVDGPENGEPPAPWSIPCQCKAEFKDEQVKKEVPHTAKVKKCKDCKGRGWEKCDECEGWGRVECEHCDGTGHVATQDQDGNEVQQNCPFCMNGQKSCANCGGDGQVTCEDCDGYRKLKCYIQLKVKFINHDDEYILETTDLPDDLVAKVGGNTLFEQTLPMVLIVHS, encoded by the exons GCGAATACAACCCAGACGAAGCACCGACCC AGTGGGTGAAGGGGGCGGGTGATGAGATTGAGAAGGGAGGGGATAAACCCCCAAAGGCAGGAAAAGGCCGCAAGGGGAAAAAACCGAAAGACCAGAAAGCGCACCCTGATTTCGATGATCTTCCCGGATACGGCGGACTTGCCTTTGGAAACGACA CTGAGTTTAAGCCTCCTTCCCCGCCGACCGCTCCCCAGGGATCGCCTCCACCCATGGTGTTCACAGA CACGGCGAAGCTGACTGAGGAAGACTGCAAGAAAGCGCTGGAGAAGTTCGTAGCGGACAACCTCTGCTACGGCAGCAAGCCCGCCAAAGAGATGAAGATCACCTCACACAAGGGATGCACAGCTCTACAC TACAAACTAGAGACGTTTACTGAAAATCGCTCCACAAAGAAGAAGAAGGTTCCTTACAAGGGAGGCCACGTTGACGGCCCCGAAAATGGAGAGCCCCCGGCTCCCTGGAGCATACCTTGTCAGTGCAAGGCAGAGTTCAAGGACGAGCAGGTCAAGAAGGAGGTCCCCCATACCGCTAAGGTCAAG AAATGCAAGGACTGCAAGGGGCGTGGCTGGGAGAAGTGTGACGAGTGCGAGGGGTGGGGCCGCGTCGAGTGTGAACACTGTGACGGGACAGGTCACGTGGCTACACAGGACCAGGATGGGAACGAGGTCCAACAGAACTGCCCCTTCTGTATGAACGGACAGAAATC CTGCGCCAACTGCGGCGGCGATGGTCAGGTGACGTGCGAGGATTGCGATGGATACCGGAAACTCAAGTGCTACATCCAGCTAAAAGTCAAATT TATTAACCATGACGACGAGTACATCCTGGAGACGACGGATCTTCCCGACGATCTCGTGGCGAAAGTCGGCGGAAATACGTTGTTTGAGCAGACGCTACCAATGGTACTCATTGTTCATTCATAG
- the LOC127834553 gene encoding protein SSUH2 homolog isoform X1 → MSLEGEYNPDEAPTQWVKGAGDEIEKGGDKPPKAGKGRKGKKPKDQKAHPDFDDLPGYGGLAFGNDTEFKPPSPPTAPQGSPPPMVFTDTAKLTEEDCKKALEKFVADNLCYGSKPAKEMKITSHKGCTALHYKLETFTENRSTKKKKVPYKGGHVDGPENGEPPAPWSIPCQCKAEFKDEQVKKEVPHTAKVKKCKDCKGRGWEKCDECEGWGRVECEHCDGTGHVATQDQDGNEVQQNCPFCMNGQKSCANCGGDGQVTCEDCDGYRKLKCYIQLKVKFINHDDEYILETTDLPDDLVAKVGGNTLFEQTLPMVLIVHS, encoded by the exons ATGTCACTTGAAG GCGAATACAACCCAGACGAAGCACCGACCC AGTGGGTGAAGGGGGCGGGTGATGAGATTGAGAAGGGAGGGGATAAACCCCCAAAGGCAGGAAAAGGCCGCAAGGGGAAAAAACCGAAAGACCAGAAAGCGCACCCTGATTTCGATGATCTTCCCGGATACGGCGGACTTGCCTTTGGAAACGACA CTGAGTTTAAGCCTCCTTCCCCGCCGACCGCTCCCCAGGGATCGCCTCCACCCATGGTGTTCACAGA CACGGCGAAGCTGACTGAGGAAGACTGCAAGAAAGCGCTGGAGAAGTTCGTAGCGGACAACCTCTGCTACGGCAGCAAGCCCGCCAAAGAGATGAAGATCACCTCACACAAGGGATGCACAGCTCTACAC TACAAACTAGAGACGTTTACTGAAAATCGCTCCACAAAGAAGAAGAAGGTTCCTTACAAGGGAGGCCACGTTGACGGCCCCGAAAATGGAGAGCCCCCGGCTCCCTGGAGCATACCTTGTCAGTGCAAGGCAGAGTTCAAGGACGAGCAGGTCAAGAAGGAGGTCCCCCATACCGCTAAGGTCAAG AAATGCAAGGACTGCAAGGGGCGTGGCTGGGAGAAGTGTGACGAGTGCGAGGGGTGGGGCCGCGTCGAGTGTGAACACTGTGACGGGACAGGTCACGTGGCTACACAGGACCAGGATGGGAACGAGGTCCAACAGAACTGCCCCTTCTGTATGAACGGACAGAAATC CTGCGCCAACTGCGGCGGCGATGGTCAGGTGACGTGCGAGGATTGCGATGGATACCGGAAACTCAAGTGCTACATCCAGCTAAAAGTCAAATT TATTAACCATGACGACGAGTACATCCTGGAGACGACGGATCTTCCCGACGATCTCGTGGCGAAAGTCGGCGGAAATACGTTGTTTGAGCAGACGCTACCAATGGTACTCATTGTTCATTCATAG